GAGCCCTGAGAGCCCAACCCTCATTCCAAACCTGCTTCCCATTCCAGGCACCACATTCCCACTTTTCATGGATGCTGGGAACATTCATCCAGCTCCAGTCCCATTTCTTGCAGTTaattcctccttccttctcctcccagattgattttccagctctctctgAGCACTCACTGATATCCAGccccagggaagggagcagcatTCCCATTCCATGGagatgtttattatttattcctCTTTAAGGCTCGTTAGATTAATCCATTTTAAATTACCACATGCTGCCAGGCACAATTATTGGAATTTATTGGGATCATTCCGGTGTTTTATTTCCCTCGGATGTGAGCTGGGGTTGCTTTTCCTGCActcccagggagctggagcagcatttccttctccagaggGAACAACCTCCAGGAAACactaattcccttttttttctcttccagaggaatcacagaatcatggaatatttgGGATCTCAGAGCCCATTCCCTGTGCAGGGAaccttccccatcccagtgtgctccaagcctcatccaccctggccttggacaattccagggatttccagctcctctgggcaagGACAGAATTCCTGCCTCTATTCCCGAGCTGgggagaaattttattttattattttttttgcttatccaaagtgctgctgcagggggaaaGAGGCAGAGGCTGCTTTGAATCCCCCAGGATTCTCCCTCCCCAAACCCTGCAAAGGCTTTGGAAGTGTGGAGTTTAATCAGGAAACACAGCcacaaattaaagaaaaatcaactttttaacagaggaacaaaaaaggGGCTCTTTGGGGTAAAACAAATGATTCTCTAGCAAAGGAGGCAGTGGGGAGCTTTGGATGCCACTGGGATTAATTCAGAGTTTTATCCCAATTATAAAAATCTCCCTCAGCAAGTcaggaaatggaattttgtCTCCTCTAGGAGCAGCCTCAGTTCCAGCCTTTCTCTGTGAGGTTCCAGCTCTGGAGTTTGGGAACAATTGAACAGAATTATCTCTGGGATGTGGATGCTGTGCTTTTCAAATCAGGCCTTGCTGTACCAGCTATAACCAAAGAACTCCAGATATTTAAccaaatattcccatttttctgcCCTTTAGAGACCTCcccattccctctccttccaTCAGCAGAGGGGGAAGCTCTGGAGTCACCAGGGGAATCTCCCAACAAAACAATTCAACTTTAACCCAAGCAGTTCCCCACGGCTCCCTGAGCTTTAACAAGTTTGTGCTGCTGGGAATGGAAACATTTCACTCCCATGGATAAAGAGATTTCCAGCCCAGCTTCCCAAGGACACCCCAAAAACTTCTGCATCTGCTGCAGGTCCAGTCCCTGTGGTGAAATAACCAAAAACCAGGAGAAACCAAAATTCCAGAGCCACAGGATGGAATTCCTCACACTCCTCAAGCCTCAGACTTCCCTGGAAATCCAAATCTCCAttttcagctcctgcttttcccctctgGGATATCTGAGCCAGCAAATACAAACCCTACCCAGTATTCCTGACACTACACTGAGGCCTTGTAATGACCAAAAaccagaaggaaacaaaatcccAGCAGTGTGGAACCATAGGATGGAATTCCTCATGCTCCTCAAACCTCAGACTTCCCTGGAAATCCAAATCTCAATTTTCAGCTCCTgcattttcccctctggaatGTCCCACCACAACCCTACCCAATATCCTGACACCCAGCACACTGAGGCTTTGTGTTTACCCTGAAATGATCAAAAaccagaaggaaacaaaatcccAGCAGTGTGGAACCAAAGGATGGAATTCCTCACACTCCCCAAGCCTCAGACTCCCCTGGAAATCCAAATCTTCACTTTCAGCtcctgtttttccctgtggGCTCTTTGTCCCAGCCCATATCCAACACTGCTGACCCCTGGcactttgtttattttaaacacattttctatAAACTCCCTGAGCTGATACACTTGGAGGCCTGCAAATAAACGAGCTCATTAAACAGCACTGGCACTTAGCAGGATCTCTGGTGGccaatcccagctccagcagggctggaatttATAACTTTGATCCCCATTTAACCTGCTCATAACCATCAATCTCGGATTTTTATTGTCCTGTTCTGCGGCCTGAGCAGAAAACCTGCTCCAATTAGGGCCCCCTCCATGAGTGACTCAcaaataaatactgattttaacACCCCCAACACAATTCCCGGGATCCAGCTCTTATTTAAGCACTGCTGGAGCTTGGGAAGGGGTTTGTGATGCCCAAAGCAGCCCCAGAGGGCTggggaacagcaggagctgctctgggacagcGCAGATGTCACCAGGAGGCTCCAGAGGGTGGCCCAGCATTCCCTGGAATGTTCCAGAACTCACCTGGAAAACGCTGGGAGATCCCATTAGGCTGCACTTGGCTCCAGGTCCTCgttcagcagcagcctgggatgggatggggatggggatggggatggggatgggaatgggatgggatgagatggggatgggaatggggatgagATGGGGATGAGATGGGGATGAGATGGGGATGAGATGgggatgagatgggatggggatgggatggggatgatgcatggagcagggcaggctgccaggaaaaagaaatcagaaattaacACCTAATGATGCCAAGCTGCTGTTAAttcacccccagccccaggagctgctgaaggaataacaggaaaaacaggaataaagaatttcctctggatcccagcccagctcagagctggaatCTGCACCCACAGATCCCTTTCTGTGAGGCTCTCCTGGGAAGGATCATCATTAACCCTGGAGATGGGTCAGGGTTAATTAAGGGGAATTATCCTGGTCACTTCAAGCCTGCCCCAGTTTTCTCCCCACATTCCTGCCAGAGCCAAGGGAGAGGCTCCAGGACATGGAaatctgctgctcccagctttgGACAGGATTTGCTGCCACATTTTACTGCCCAAGAGTTCACTAAACAGAGAGATATCTGTAGGGGAAAACTCGTTTTGTCTTCACCTACCACCTCTGTTTccctggaaaaacaaatcctggaatatcctgagctggaagggacccacagggatcatcaaagtccaactccaggccctgcacaggacatcccaacATTCCCACCTGTGCCTGAAAACATTATCCAAAtattcctggagctctggaagccttgggaccattccctggggagcctgggaaAGAGCAGAACAAGGAATATTCCCtgtcaggaaaagctgaaatgagCTTTCCATGCTGTGGTTTTACATCAACATTCCCACAAATTCCAGAGGATTCTGACCACGTGGAAAGTTTAGTGGAGAcacatccctggaattgttcaaaaAACATGGAAGTTTTCCACCTCGAGACAGAaaatcactgaggctggaaaagttccagcccagagccctgagtgccatatccaggaattccttggacacctccagggatgggcactccaaacctccctgggcagccccttccaaggCTTcaccaccctttccatggagaaattcctgctgattccaacctgagcctcccctgggaTCCAGAACCTGATGGAGAACACCAAGACTTCACCCACCTCAGAAGTAATTCAATCAAAGAGAACTGAGGGGTTGAGGTGCTTTTCCCATGGAATTCCATGGGATTCCGTGGAATCACAGatgggtttgggctggaaggaccttaaagaccaccctgccctgggtggggacaccttcccccatcccaggctgctccagacCCCGtccatccctgtgccaggagcagggctggaaatcaGGCACCAAAACCAACCCTGGCAGCCTGGAGGGTTTCAATCCCAATTATCCAACATTCCCGAGGCAGTGCTGACCTCTAGTGAGAGATCCCTGGAAAAGGGAGGATTTCTTGGGAGaaagctccttcccagctgttCCCGATTTCAGCTTCTGAAGGGCTCCTCAGGCACCTGGGGCAGGAGCACAAAGAACATCCTGGGGAAATCGGTCCAATGAATTCCTCTTTTGGAGGTGTTTTTCATCAGTGAGGGTTAAAGCTCAGagagaggggctgcagctcccagggggaTTTGTCTCCTTTGCAGAAGCCCCCCAGGACTGGAGAAGGATCCTGAAGGCTGCAGGGAATTCACAAACTGGAACTAAAgctcaggaaaacaggagctgcaggcttgGATCACACATGGAGTGTCAGCCCAGAGGGAACAGCAGAGGAGCTTCTCCAAACAAAATGTGCCAGAGCtcaggagaagcagaagagcaAAATCCAATTTAATTCTCTCCCTCCCCAAGAAAAAAACTCAacccagcagtgggagcagcttTGCCTTTGGATCCTCCAAGGGAAACTTCCCCCAAACTCTCCCCCCTGATCAGGGAAAAAACTGCCCCaacaacccccaaaacaacTCCAGAGCCCCCAACAGCCACAAGCACCAGTGTCCATGGCAaggttttatttccaaacaCCCCAAATCCACAAGAGCACGAGGAAACCTCCCAGGCAAGCTCAGAgctccagggaggagcaggaaaaagcagcagagctcagggagctgccaagctgctgctctgggttcCCACATGGTCCTTCAGAAGCCACAACCTTCACCCAAAATTTCCTTCAGGAAGGTGAGAATTTTCCAAGGATACCAAAGAAATCTCCACTGCAGAAAGCCTCCTTTAAAACCAACTTTAATAGTGTGAGttctgctgaaattaaaaatattaagaatgtTCTACATGAAATGCAACATCTTTATTCTAACAaactcctctctctgctgccaaGGACGCTCCAAAGGCTCCTGAgctttccctgttccctggagCCATCCCAGGAATATTCCTGGGGCTCCACAAACCTCCTGCCCTTTAAAGCAGGATCAGCTCAGTTCAGGGATAATTTACCCAATTACCTCGAGGAGTAATTAACCAAAGCAAAATTGActctgcaggagctctgggaacTCCCTGCTCAGCACGGAGCCTCCCATCAAGTGATGGGAAAATGAGGAGTTCCACCATGGAATTCAAGGCTTTGCCCTCTGCAAGCAAAATTCAGTTCttgctttaattctttttatagttttttaGGCACTAACTCTTAAAAATGAATCAGTTTTCACATTATTCAGGCTTGGAGAGGTTATTGCTGTTCCTGAGCTGGGATAAATTCCAGGGTGAGCACGTCTGGAAGCGGAGATTCCTCTGAAATATTCCCTTGGCAGCTTTTCCTCAcctttttctcccagaaaaaggaaagagaggaaggaaggtgTCCaagaggagaggctgggaaagcCCCACCTCCATCCAGGCTCATCCCAGCAATTCCACGATGGAATTTTCCCCTTTCACAGCTGGAGATCAAACCCTGGCCCTGCCTCAGCTACTCACGGAGAACTcgaggcaggaggcagcagcaggcaccCAGAGCTTCCACCAGAGCCACAATTCCAGCAGGATCCCTGGACTGCCCAGGAAGGAGGAGTTTTAGGCAATATTTTAAATCTAGGAGCTAGGCTTGCAGCAAAGCACGGAGcatctgctggggctgggctctgtgtCCCAGGAAATTCAGTGTATTCCTGCTGTTCACAGGGCCAAGCTGCTATTTCAGCACACTTCTGTGGGCCAGGGTGGAGAAACAGGAGGAGTaatgagctgggagctgcaaaaaaaaataaaatcaagacaTTCCTCAACCTCtgagctgggccagcctttGATTCCTTTCCTTCATTAGGTTTTTAATTACTGGGAGATTTCTTTCTGAGAACAAATCCCAGGAATTTCACTCAGAGGTGGAGTTGCTGGCTGTTAAAAACAGCCAAATTCTAATAAGCCCCTCGTTATTCTGGTTTTTAATTGTCCATGAACCCCTGTTAGTGATACCTGAGCTCCAAGTTTGGACAGGTATTTATTCCTGAAACTAAAGGCATCAGCTTTTGGCAGCAATTTTGTCAAATCATCTTCGTTCTGCCTTCTGAGCCTCTCCTGCTCTTCTgctctgcaaaagaaaagtgGCAAAAGATGTTTGCCCTGAGGGAAAACCCTGCCAAGCAGGGAATGGTTGTTGTTTCAgcattatttcatattttaatatcGTTATTGTTGTTTTAATGCCTAGGAAATGTTCTGAGGTATTGGGTGAACCACCCTGAGATGTGCAGGGATCAATAATTCAGTGTAAAGAAAGAGAGAGGCTGATTTCTGCAGGttccttttatttcattccaAGATTTCCGTAGAAAGAGAAACCTTTTGGCTTTTCCCAGATTACAAAGTGCTCAGGGGAGCTTCTGGAACAATCTTCTATCTATTAAACAAACTTTCATCCCTTAAAACAAACATTACAATACAAAGAGAATTGAGAAGGCAATAAAAGACTGCTCAGCAGCCtcagaattcagaaaattattaaaaaaaaaaccaaaacaaaagtcCATTGGAGCATCTGTGGCTCTTTTTGCAGTGATGAAAGGAAACCCAAAGCTGTAAACACATTTCCAAAGTGGTTTTTGCACGAGgacagagagctgggagagctctggctGGGAACACAAAGCTGCacctgggagctctgggggtTTGTGGggtggcagagctcagccagggcCCTCAGCCAAACCAAGGGATTTTGGAATTGTTTAAACaaaaagcaggagctgaggcagcGCTGGAAGGCCCCGGTGAGCGGATcctccagggaagggcaggaacTGCAGCTCCGGGAGgagccagagctcagctcaggctCTGCCACTCACTCAGCTCtcctttctgaaacaaatgGGACAGTTACTGCAGGGCAtcccaaataaaacagaatCCATGGAACTGGGACAGTTACTGCAGGCAGggcatcccaaatcccacacaATCCATGGAATTGGGACAGTTACTGCAGGCAGGGAatcccaaataaaacaaaatccatgGAATTGGGACAGTTACTGCAGGCAGGGAAtcccaaataaaacagaatCCATGGAACTGGGACAGTTACTGCAGACAGgacatcccaaatcccacagaacCCCTGGAATTGGGATAGTGCCAGGAAAGGACAGCTGGATAAAGCTACCTCAAATATTGATTCACAGGAGGCAGGGATATGAAATCCTAAACCAGActggtaagaaaataaatccaataTAAATCAGACTGGAGGAATGATCTCCTTAATCCCTTCAGGACAAACATTTCCCGAGGACTCTGACATTTCCTGGCTCTGTACTTACtcagaagcagctgctttttgcaGTTTTGCCCTTTTCTTTGCAGACCAGTTGAGATCACCACCTGTAACAGCAGCAATGTGCACTCTGAGACCTTTAAAACTGGGATTGTTTTTGCCTTTGGTATCAAAGCTCCCCCCAGGAGTTCTCAGAGCACTGAGAAATCAGAGGAGTGATTTTACAGAAGTAGAAATTGAGGTAAAGAGAAGCTGCAAAGACTCACCTGTGAGGTGATTCACAAAgtacagcagcaccacagctaTCAGTGACACTGCAAAAGGAAAGGGACAAGAAATGAACAGCTTGAACCCACAACCAAGATTTTCACGGTAACTCAGAggggttttctggttttggaaatctccctgtgctcacagcacGTGGtcattcagaaattattttcattctaaattTGCAATTTATACTTGAAAAGCATTATTTGTCTACTTTCACTCccttttttaaacactgaaactCTTCACACTTCAGGCAAACCCCAAGCACTCCACTGGCTGTGAGttcatcccagcactgccccagctgACACCTCTAGAAGAggaattgtttctgttttccaggaaatatGAACCCCAAAAGCCCAGTGGAGCTTCCTGAGGCCATTCCCAGGGTGTCCCACACTCACAGCAAACACAGGCACTGAAGAAGACCTCGAGGAACAGGTATCCCCTGGTGTCCAGGATCATTCCAGCTGCTATGGCAATCACTGCCAGGCCCAGGTTCTGGATGGACTGCatgctgggacacagcaggaacACCACTCAGTTCTTCTCTCAGCGAAATGGATTCAGATTTGCTCAGGAAAAGCTCCCCAGTGCCCCTGGAGCTCATGAGAGATGCTCATTCCCCATGTCTTGGGACATGGCAGAGTCAGGGCTCAGTTGCTTTGCAGAAGTtcctgtgcctgtccccagcctcaGGCTctgcccaaatcccatcccCAAAGCAGGCAGGGATTCCTGCTCCAgacctggaggagctggcaaCCAGGAATGGGTTGGATCTGCTCAGGTGCAGTGGCTCAAGAGTGTCAGGAgtcagggaatggtttgggatgggagggacCGTAAAGCTCACCCAGCCccaaggcagggacacctcccactgcccctggctgctcccagcactgccagggatgctctgggaatcccatcccagcccctcctcagcCTCACAGGGAGCAATCCCTTCCCAATGTCCCAAGTAAATCTCTTCTCCTTTATTtcaaaccattcccccttgGCCAAggttcctctccagctctcctgcaatCTCCCTGCACTGGAATCCAtccagcccctcccagccaggaattccttcccaagatcccagccagccctgccattccctgggtcctgcccctccatcccttgtccccatTCACCTGGGACAATCCCAgcccacccccagctcctgctggagctctggCCTGGCACAAACCCATGGAAATACTCACAAGCCATAGGCAGTTCCCAGCTGGTGCTCGGGGACCACGAAGGCCACCATGGGCCACAGGGCACAGGCCAGCAGGGAATAGGCCACACCCAGCAGGCACTGGGACACAGGACAACAAACAGGGTTACAGCACAGGCACACCCCAAAAATTCAGGTATtgcccttccctttccccaaaAGGAGCTCAAGAAACACTTTGTGCAAGGAAATTCTACAAAAATATCCACACTTGGAACTGGAGTGACCcccaaaataaattctgtgttttgacTGAACACCCCCCAGAGCTGCACCTCACCAGAAAAATGCttgaaaagcaaagtttttaaTCCCTGCCCCACTGGTGAGCATCATAACCCTCAGCTCCaaataggaaatatttcctgaaatatttcctgaaatCTGCTCTCAGTAATCCAAGTTTTTACAAAGGTACAATTCAGCACATCAGAGGCAGTCTGAGTAATGGTAATAAGCTTCAGAAATAAactaaaagaagaatttttaggAGAAAGGAGAGCAGTTTCAATAATAGTAATAAGCTTCAGAGATAaactaaaataagaatttttaggagaaaaagagagcagtttgaataatagaaataaaatttagaaataaactAAACAATTTTTAGGAGAAAAGAGAGCAGTTTGAGTAAGagacttcagaaataaattacaagAGGAATTTTTAGGAGAGAAGTGAGCACCTGGCACAGGAATTCAGTAATGGAGTGAGGAATCTTTTCCACCTCCCAACACACAGAATAATTCAGTGCCAACCCCAGTgcttgttttgtatttctgaaatgaGGATCTGACATTGTCTTTGGGTGTAAATCCCAGGAAATGAGGTTACCATGGCTATCCAGGGGTTCCAGAAGGTGAAGGCCAGCAGGATGTGTGAGGCCAGCGTGGTcaccacagcacacagcacccAGATGATGTTCTTGCCAACTTTATCCACCAGCAGCCCGAACACCGGGGACATGGGGGCTGAGATGATGTACACCACACTGCACCAGAGGGAAATCAAAGATTTAACACTCACAGAGGCCTCTCTTAACTCtgaggacaaaaggaaaaaacaccctCACCCAAATcccaataatttaaaatttccaaagGTTTGAGGACACAAAAGTGCTCAGCACTCAAGGAAACAGTGACAGACTCTGAGCCCAGCAGGGGTTTTCTTGTGGGGTTTTATTGCTTTGGGGTTTGGCCACATCACAAATTCATCCTCAAATGACCAAAATTGAGTTCCTTTAGTGCTGTTATtaaacctttattttatttatttattaaaccTTAATTGCTGTTATTAAACTTTTATCACTCAGCAAAGAATCACTAAATAGTAAGATAAAACCcttcagagctttttctttccagtgggaacatctgtttttaataaaaaacatgtTCACATTTCCCAGTTATTCCTTGGGTCTTGTAAATTATTTCTCCACTTAAATGCAGCTCACAGGAGATCCCAAACCTCTTCCCACCTGCCCAGAGCCCAAAAACACATCCTAAAACCTGGCAGTGTTCCTTATTAAATCAATCCCAATATACCTGTTAATTGCACTGGCTTCTTGAGGGGAAAACCGGaatttttcaataaagaaaaccctgagggaaggaaaaaaatccatttaggAAAATGCAGACTTGAAGGATGTGCAATCAAAATTAAGTTAGACAAAGACATGAGAATCTCAtttatggaaaaattaaatagagcTTTGCCATAAATATCCCAGATTCtcatttataattaatttagGAGCTTGTTATCAGACTCCACAGACTTTAATTTAAGGATCATTCAAATTATACTTTGGGGAAAACATAAGAAGTTCATAATGAAAATTTCACCCAAATAGTGAGCTGTAAATTTGGAAGGAATCCTACAGGACACCAAATTCCATCCCATGTTTTAAACCTGTACCCAGTTTTAATCAGGAAAGCAAACTGAGTTCTGACAACTCAGAGTGGCAATTCCCACAAAGCACAGCTGATAAATGTGGAGTTTTTAAGGATTTTGGTTAAAAGCTTGGCCAGATTCCAAGGGAATTGCTGGAAGGGTGAGTGGCACTTACTTCCCCAGGCCAATGAAAGGGAAAACTGCAGCGTAGTAACAGACACAGATGACAAAGATGAGCCACAAGGACAAGGAGAAATCCTTCACATCCGTCAGCTTGATCACTTCTCCTGCAGAGGGGTGAGACACAGCATGGAATCACTCAGATAAACAAATCTGGGATTCATCCCCACTGGAGAACACCCAGgtgatcccaaatccctgcccctgcctggAGATCAAAGGTAACatcccaaaccagtctgggattccacTGGATCTCAaattgagtttatttttaattggcCTGAGTTCTCCCCCATGGAAAACTCAACCCAGCACACACTGACAGGGAAGAGCTCCATGGTTCTGCATCCCTTGAGGAAATCAACTCCAAGAAAACCCAGAGCCAGTGGCAATGACACCAAAAAATGATGATTAGGACTGTGGAGATGTTGAGCAGCAGCCCCTTGAATGACCTGAAATGCAAACCAGCCCAGTGCAGGgtcagctccagcccagccccagcactcaCCTGTTTTCCCCTGCTCCTTACAAAGCagtttctctgctctcctgtccAGGTAAGCCAGGATTAAAGCACAGCCCAGTGAGAACAGACAAGTGACTCCACCTGAAGAAGGCAACACCACGTGCTCAGCTGACAACTCGAgcagtaatttgatttttcagccCAATTAGTACAGTTTGTGTTGGACACATCAAGGTACACCAGCAGCTTTAAGGCCCAAGAGCTGCACAGCTCCAAGGTTCAGGTGTAAAACCGAAGCCTGACACATGTGGCACACACCTGCCTTGGAGCACAAACATGtacattcatttattttatttaaaacatcaCCACCACTCACCCTCAGCACGGCCAAGCTCCTCACCTGCACCTTGCAGGAACAGAAACAAAGCCTGGCCTTATCCCCAACACCAAAATCTCCATGCCCATGGCTCTGAGGGAAGGGAACACACCCCAAAATTGTTCAAATTTCACTTCTACAATCAGATACCCACAGGCAAGCTTGGACACTCCTCAGAAAAATTTTCAAGCCTGTCCTTTGCTGAGagaatgtgaaatatttcatctcCACAAGACACAAACTTGAATTTGGCAACCCCAAAAATGCCACAGCATTTCAGGAGCTGCAGTAACccaagagaaaatgagaatatgaTACAAGAGGTGCTGGAATTGCTCTTCCTAAGCTCAAACAGATTTGTGCTGTTTTTAAGTGGttaataaatgcttttaagtGGTTAATAAATGTTTCTAAATGGTCAATAAATGCTATTAAGTGGTTAATAATGAACACACATGCAGATGACACAAGCCAAACCATCACTGACCTATGAGCAGAGCCAGGCCGAGGGTGCTggggccagcagagcccaggagatCCTGAACTCTGGAGTAGATCCATCCCATGATATTCATGTTCACCGTGCTCCCCTaggcacagcagagccaagtGAAGatcccagcatttcccagctccagggaacaCCAGGCACTAGTGTTTATCATTAAAATGCTAGCCAGGGAACTTAAAGCAGGACAGAAATGATTCCCTGCTGGGCTGGTAACAAATGAATCGTTGCAACAtcacaaactgaaattttacaCAAGGCTGGGAGAGTTCTCACTTATGAGAAGTGAATAAACCCACATGCACGAGCTCAGAAATGGAGCTGAATTAAATTCAGGATTCCCAGCTGACAGGTAccaggaaaaatcccattttccccttcttttgCCCTCAGAGAAGGACCCATGGCTGCAATCCCAAGGCTGCCACCAGCTGAGCACTGGTGaacatcccccagccccagtTGGGAGCAGCTGCACTGGTTAAAAACCCCCAGAATGAGCCATGAAATGAGgagcccagctcctctctccattCCCAGCTGTGCAAACTCACAATTCTGGCCATGCTGAGCTGCAATCCAAACACCAGGTTCAGCTCCTTGCCCTTGAACCAGCTCACTGCATACGTGTTCTGAGCCACCGCCAAGGACTCGCCCCCGATCCTGcacaaccaaccaaaacatCTCCAATGCAGCAGGCAAAGATAAAAGCTTTGGCAAGAGCAGAATTCCAGAGGAATCTGGCTGTGCACAAGCAGATTTAATGGGTATTTATATAGACAAGGCAACAGAAATCAAAGATTTCAAAAGGGAATTGTGGTGATTGAAGAATGATTGGTGGCTCCAGTTTTTGATTCAGCAGCACCTGCAAAGTCCTGGGCTTTGTTTTCTAAGTTacataagaaaaagaaggggagaTCTTGAATTCCTCAGCTTCAGAGGTCTCAGAATCCACCAATTTCGATTCCAAGTGGCAGCACTTTTCTAGGAGAGCTCTCTAGGGTTAGTTTTTGTAGTTTCTGGATGGCCTTACCTCAAAGAGCACAAACCTGCCGTTCCACACTCACCCAAATATGAATCTGCCCACTTCCATCAGCCAGAAGGTGTTGAACAGTGCTCCCAGAGCAAAAACCACCTGCAAACAGCAGTGAGGGAGAGTGAAAATTGTGCATTTCAGGTATGGAACAAAGCTGAACTGCctgaaaacaggaacaaaaatgcttttcccttcccagaaaTACTTCACAGTCCTGCTCCTTTTGGCTTTTGCTCCTT
The Parus major isolate Abel chromosome 9, Parus_major1.1, whole genome shotgun sequence DNA segment above includes these coding regions:
- the MFSD1 gene encoding major facilitator superfamily domain-containing protein 1 isoform X11; the protein is MKVNTAQFMALYAWYSWPNVVLCFFGGFLIDRVFGIRLGTVIFSIFVCVGQVVFALGALFNTFWLMEVGRFIFGIGGESLAVAQNTYAVSWFKGKELNLVFGLQLSMARIGSTVNMNIMGWIYSRVQDLLGSAGPSTLGLALLIGGVTCLFSLGCALILAYLDRRAEKLLCKEQGKTGEVIKLTDVKDFSLSLWLIFVICVCYYAAVFPFIGLGKVFFIEKFRFSPQEASAINSVVYIISAPMSPVFGLLVDKVGKNIIWVLCAVVTTLASHILLAFTFWNPWIAMCLLGVAYSLLACALWPMVAFVVPEHQLGTAYGFMQSIQNLGLAVIAIAAGMILDTRGYLFLEVFFSACVCLSLIAVVLLYFVNHLTAPSSLLLLFLHPGPQKCAEIAAWPCEQQEYTEFPGTQSPAPADAPCFAASLAPRFKILPKTPPSWAVQGSCWNCGSGGSSGCLLLPPASSSPCLRSPSEAEIGNSWEGAFSQEILPFPGISH
- the MFSD1 gene encoding major facilitator superfamily domain-containing protein 1 isoform X2, giving the protein MAEEERALLGSDGGDGGGSPGPPRALPAACDPRRLPHRLLVLTLMCFLGFGSYFCYDNPAALQTQVQRDMKVNTAQFMALYAWYSWPNVVLCFFGGFLIDRVFGIRLGTVIFSIFVCVGQVVFALGALFNTFWLMEVGRFIFGIGGESLAVAQNTYAVSWFKGKELNLVFGLQLSMARIGSTVNMNIMGWIYSRVQDLLGSAGPSTLGLALLIGGVTCLFSLGCALILAYLDRRAEKLLCKEQGKTGEVIKLTDVKDFSLSLWLIFVICVCYYAAVFPFIGLGKVFFIEKFRFSPQEASAINSVVYIISAPMSPVFGLLVDKVGKNIIWVLCAVVTTLASHILLAFTFWNPWIAMCLLGVAYSLLACALWPMVAFVVPEHQLGTAYGFMQSIQNLGLAVIAIAAGMILDTRGYLFLEVFFSACVCLSLIAVVLLYFVNHLTAPSSLLLLFLHPGPQKCAEIAAWPCEQQEYTEFPGTQSPAPADAPCFAASLAPRFKILPKTPPSWAVQGSCWNCGSGGSSGCLLLPPASSSP
- the MFSD1 gene encoding major facilitator superfamily domain-containing protein 1 isoform X1, coding for MAEEERALLGSDGGDGGGSPGPPRALPAACDPRRLPHRLLVLTLMCFLGFGSYFCYDNPAALQTQVQRDMKVNTAQFMALYAWYSWPNVVLCFFGGFLIDRVFGIRLGTVIFSIFVCVGQVVFALGALFNTFWLMEVGRFIFGIGGESLAVAQNTYAVSWFKGKELNLVFGLQLSMARIGSTVNMNIMGWIYSRVQDLLGSAGPSTLGLALLIGGVTCLFSLGCALILAYLDRRAEKLLCKEQGKTGEVIKLTDVKDFSLSLWLIFVICVCYYAAVFPFIGLGKVFFIEKFRFSPQEASAINSVVYIISAPMSPVFGLLVDKVGKNIIWVLCAVVTTLASHILLAFTFWNPWIAMCLLGVAYSLLACALWPMVAFVVPEHQLGTAYGFMQSIQNLGLAVIAIAAGMILDTRGYLFLEVFFSACVCLSLIAVVLLYFVNHLTAPSSLLLLFLHPGPQKCAEIAAWPCEQQEYTEFPGTQSPAPADAPCFAASLAPRFKILPKTPPSWAVQGSCWNCGSGGSSGCLLLPPASSSPCLRSPSEAEIGNSWEGAFSQEILPFPGISH
- the MFSD1 gene encoding major facilitator superfamily domain-containing protein 1 isoform X16, which translates into the protein MTQSQLGQVVFALGALFNTFWLMEVGRFIFGIGGESLAVAQNTYAVSWFKGKELNLVFGLQLSMARIGSTVNMNIMGWIYSRVQDLLGSAGPSTLGLALLIGGVTCLFSLGCALILAYLDRRAEKLLCKEQGKTGEVIKLTDVKDFSLSLWLIFVICVCYYAAVFPFIGLGKVFFIEKFRFSPQEASAINSVVYIISAPMSPVFGLLVDKVGKNIIWVLCAVVTTLASHILLAFTFWNPWIAMCLLGVAYSLLACALWPMVAFVVPEHQLGTAYGFMQSIQNLGLAVIAIAAGMILDTRGYLFLEVFFSACVCLSLIAVVLLYFVNHLTAPSSLLLLFLHPGPQKCAEIAAWPCEQQEYTEFPGTQSPAPADAPCFAASLAPRFKILPKTPPSWAVQGSCWNCGSGGSSGCLLLPPASSSPCLRSPSEAEIGNSWEGAFSQEILPFPGISH